Proteins co-encoded in one Streptomyces sp. NBC_01283 genomic window:
- a CDS encoding ATP-binding protein, with the protein MQVLQVQLEVRPDPAEVGRARRWARSRLAGSGIGVDEPLAETLILLISELVTNAVVHTGCPAVLRMRLPDVPEVPEEAADAGPGTVRVEVADASARPPKQRHADGDATNGRGLELVDGLADRWGWQTEGAGKSIWCEVDRCEPGVEAVAFDGATYEDVAYEAV; encoded by the coding sequence GTGCAGGTGCTTCAAGTTCAGCTGGAGGTCAGGCCGGACCCGGCCGAGGTGGGGCGGGCCCGAAGGTGGGCGCGCTCACGGCTCGCCGGTTCCGGGATAGGGGTCGACGAGCCACTGGCCGAGACGCTGATCCTGCTGATCTCGGAGCTGGTCACCAACGCGGTGGTGCACACGGGCTGTCCGGCCGTGCTGCGCATGCGGCTCCCGGACGTCCCGGAAGTGCCAGAGGAGGCCGCCGATGCCGGGCCGGGCACGGTCAGGGTCGAGGTGGCCGATGCCAGCGCACGTCCCCCGAAGCAGCGGCACGCGGACGGCGACGCGACCAACGGCCGGGGCCTTGAGCTCGTCGACGGCCTCGCGGACCGCTGGGGCTGGCAGACCGAAGGCGCGGGAAAGAGCATCTGGTGCGAGGTGGACCGGTGCGAGCCGGGCGTCGAGGCGGTCGCGTTCGACGGGGCGACCTACGAGGACGTCGCGTACGAAGCGGTCTGA
- a CDS encoding IS630 family transposase yields the protein MVEPVRARRLSDDEGQRLQRIVRRGRHESVRVRRALIVMASASGTSVTAIARLVAAHEDTVRDVIHAFNEKGLASLDPQWAGGRPRLISDEDRGIIIATATARPVTLGQPFTHWSLRKLADHLAHNRGRTVTIGRERLRQILHEHGISFQRTRTWKESKDPDKDTKLDRIEHVTRDFLDRCFAFDQFGPLSIRPCHGSSWARQNKPARLPATYHRTHGIRYFHGCYSLGDDQLWGVTRRRKGGDHSLAALKSIRAARPDGAPVYVIMDNLSANKTPAIRTWAARNRVELCLTPTSASWANPIEAQFGPLRNFVMAGSHHPNHTVLARKLQDYLRWRNANARHPDILTAQRRERAKVRSERRQRWGRPRPQAA from the coding sequence ATGGTCGAGCCGGTCAGGGCAAGGCGGTTGAGTGATGACGAGGGACAGAGGCTGCAGCGGATCGTCCGGCGGGGCCGGCATGAGTCGGTGCGGGTCCGCCGGGCTTTGATCGTCATGGCGTCGGCGTCGGGGACTTCGGTGACAGCGATCGCCCGGCTCGTCGCCGCGCATGAGGACACCGTCCGCGACGTCATCCACGCATTCAACGAGAAAGGTCTGGCCTCACTGGACCCTCAGTGGGCGGGAGGCCGTCCCCGCCTGATCAGCGATGAAGACCGGGGAATCATCATCGCGACGGCCACGGCCCGCCCCGTGACACTGGGGCAACCCTTCACCCACTGGAGTCTTCGCAAGCTCGCCGACCACCTGGCACACAACCGGGGCCGCACGGTCACGATCGGCCGGGAACGGCTGCGACAGATCCTGCACGAGCACGGCATCTCCTTCCAGCGCACCCGCACCTGGAAGGAGTCCAAAGATCCCGACAAGGACACCAAACTGGACCGCATCGAGCACGTGACCAGGGATTTCCTCGACCGGTGCTTCGCCTTCGACCAGTTCGGGCCGCTGTCGATCCGCCCCTGCCACGGCTCCTCATGGGCCCGGCAGAACAAGCCGGCCCGCCTGCCGGCCACCTATCACCGCACCCACGGCATCCGTTACTTCCACGGCTGCTATTCCCTGGGCGACGACCAGCTGTGGGGCGTGACCCGGCGCCGCAAGGGCGGCGACCACAGCCTCGCGGCACTGAAGTCGATCCGTGCCGCACGGCCCGACGGCGCACCCGTCTACGTGATCATGGACAACCTGTCGGCGAACAAGACCCCGGCCATCCGGACATGGGCCGCCAGGAACAGGGTCGAGTTATGCCTGACACCGACCAGCGCGTCGTGGGCCAACCCGATCGAGGCCCAGTTCGGCCCCTTACGGAACTTCGTCATGGCAGGCTCCCACCACCCCAACCACACCGTGCTGGCCCGCAAACTGCAGGACTACCTGCGATGGCGCAACGCGAACGCCCGCCACCCCGACATCCTGACCGCCCAACGCCGCGAACGCGCCAAAGTCCGCAGCGAACGCCGACAACGCTGGGGACGACCACGACCTCAAGCCGCCTGA
- a CDS encoding EF-hand domain-containing protein produces the protein MDSAEYERKIAARFATFDQDGNGYISREDFSTAAAALLSEFGATARSGKGQALYIGAEAFWQGMAGIADRDGDQRITKPEFVGGAVKRLRDNPARFAEIARPFLDAVIAVADGDGDGAVSPQELARVLKALGVPEDIAGTAGSSLDTDGDGRVTEDEIVAAFAAYFTVPE, from the coding sequence ATGGACAGTGCCGAGTACGAGCGTAAGATCGCGGCCCGTTTCGCCACCTTCGACCAGGACGGCAACGGCTACATCTCCCGTGAGGACTTCAGCACGGCGGCCGCCGCCCTGCTCAGCGAGTTCGGCGCCACGGCACGCTCCGGGAAGGGGCAGGCGCTCTACATCGGGGCCGAGGCCTTCTGGCAGGGCATGGCCGGGATCGCCGACCGTGACGGCGACCAGCGGATCACCAAGCCGGAGTTCGTGGGCGGCGCCGTGAAGCGGCTGCGCGACAACCCGGCCCGGTTCGCCGAGATCGCGCGGCCGTTCCTGGACGCCGTGATCGCCGTCGCGGACGGCGACGGGGACGGTGCGGTCAGCCCCCAGGAACTGGCGCGCGTGCTCAAGGCACTTGGTGTTCCGGAGGACATCGCGGGCACCGCGGGCAGCTCGCTCGACACCGACGGGGACGGACGGGTGACGGAGGACGAGATCGTCGCGGCGTTCGCGGCGTACTTCACCGTCCCCGAGTGA
- a CDS encoding STAS domain-containing protein yields the protein MTLQVAVDEQDGWAVLRVSGEMDLVTSPVVRQRVHDAVADGRHSLVLDLSDVLFCDSSGVGVLIATRRLFRSCQGRLRLILPAKGAEDGSHVNRVLAALGVRRLFEVFPDVAAAVDEEAIPLSA from the coding sequence GTGACGCTGCAGGTGGCCGTGGACGAGCAGGACGGCTGGGCCGTGCTGCGGGTGTCCGGCGAGATGGACCTGGTGACCTCGCCCGTCGTGCGCCAGCGCGTGCACGACGCCGTGGCCGACGGCCGGCACAGCCTCGTCCTCGACCTCTCGGATGTCCTGTTCTGCGACTCCAGCGGCGTCGGCGTGCTGATCGCGACGCGCCGTCTGTTCCGCTCCTGTCAGGGCAGGCTGCGCCTGATACTGCCCGCGAAGGGCGCCGAGGACGGATCCCACGTGAACCGCGTCCTCGCCGCCCTCGGCGTACGCCGCCTCTTCGAGGTCTTCCCGGACGTGGCGGCCGCGGTGGACGAGGAGGCCATTCCGCTCTCCGCGTGA
- the purU gene encoding formyltetrahydrofolate deformylase codes for MNEPSVAASADPAEQYVLTLSCPDKQGIVHAVSSYLFMTGCNIEDSQQFGDHDTGLFFMRVHFSAEPPVTVEKLRASFAAIGDSFHMDWQLNRADDKMRIVLLVSKFGHCLNDLLFRSRIGALPVEIAAVVSNHRDFAELAASYDIPFHHIPVTKENKAQAEAQILELVRAENVELVVLARYMQVLSDDFCKQLSGRIINIHHSFLPSFKGAKPYHQAHARGVKLIGATAHYVTADLDEGPIIEQEVERVGHDVTPNQLVAIGRDVECQALARAVKWHAERRILLNGHRTVVFA; via the coding sequence ATGAATGAGCCGTCCGTCGCCGCGTCCGCCGACCCCGCTGAGCAGTACGTCCTGACCCTCTCCTGCCCGGACAAGCAGGGCATCGTGCACGCCGTGTCGAGTTATCTCTTCATGACCGGCTGCAACATCGAGGACAGTCAGCAGTTCGGCGACCACGACACCGGACTCTTCTTCATGCGCGTCCACTTCTCGGCGGAGCCGCCGGTGACGGTGGAGAAGCTGCGGGCGAGCTTCGCGGCGATCGGCGACTCCTTCCACATGGACTGGCAGCTGAACCGCGCCGACGACAAGATGCGCATCGTCCTCCTCGTGTCGAAGTTCGGGCACTGCCTGAACGACCTGCTGTTCCGCTCGCGGATCGGCGCGCTGCCGGTCGAGATCGCCGCGGTCGTCTCGAACCACAGGGACTTCGCCGAGCTGGCCGCCTCGTACGACATCCCCTTCCACCACATTCCGGTGACGAAGGAGAACAAGGCGCAGGCCGAGGCGCAGATCCTGGAGCTCGTGCGCGCGGAGAACGTGGAGCTCGTCGTCCTCGCCCGCTACATGCAGGTCCTCTCGGACGACTTCTGCAAGCAGCTCAGCGGCCGGATCATCAACATCCACCACTCGTTCCTGCCGAGCTTCAAGGGTGCGAAGCCGTACCACCAGGCGCACGCGCGTGGTGTGAAGCTGATCGGTGCGACCGCGCACTATGTGACGGCGGACCTCGACGAGGGCCCGATCATCGAGCAGGAGGTCGAGCGGGTCGGCCACGACGTCACGCCGAACCAGCTCGTCGCGATCGGCCGTGACGTGGAGTGCCAGGCACTCGCGCGGGCCGTGAAGTGGCACGCCGAGCGCAGGATCCTGCTGAACGGCCACCGCACGGTCGTCTTCGCCTGA
- a CDS encoding acyl-CoA dehydrogenase, protein MDLTYTQEEESFRAGLREWLARTLPQLPARPDPLDWPGRRAYDMGWQRRLYDAGYAGLHWPVDAGGRGATPTQHLIFLEETEKAGAPYVGANFVGLLHAGPTIASEGTPGQRARWLPPVLRGDEVWCQGFSEPDAGSDLASLRTRAWRDGDDYVVSGSKIWTSHAEVADWCELLVRTTPVSEDVPKHRGITWLAMPMDAPGITVRPLRTLAGSTEFAEMFLDEVRVPVANRVGAENDGWRVTMVTLSYERGTAFVGEVVACRRVLGELAREARKNGRWDDAVLRRRLGRLGAEFGALWRLTQWNVSESQRAGTGVPGIGGSVFKLRYSHARQELYEAAGEVLGAGALDLDHEWTLDRLSSLSYTIAAGTSQIQQNIVAERILGLPKGR, encoded by the coding sequence GTGGACCTCACCTACACGCAGGAGGAGGAATCCTTCCGGGCGGGCCTGCGCGAGTGGCTGGCCCGCACCCTCCCCCAACTGCCGGCGCGCCCGGACCCGTTGGACTGGCCGGGGCGCCGCGCGTACGACATGGGGTGGCAGCGCAGGCTGTACGACGCCGGATACGCGGGCCTGCACTGGCCCGTCGACGCGGGAGGGCGGGGCGCCACCCCCACCCAGCACCTCATCTTCCTGGAGGAGACCGAGAAGGCGGGCGCACCCTACGTAGGGGCGAACTTCGTGGGCCTGCTGCACGCGGGCCCCACCATCGCCTCCGAAGGAACCCCCGGACAGCGGGCCCGCTGGCTGCCGCCCGTGCTGCGCGGCGACGAGGTGTGGTGCCAGGGCTTCAGCGAACCGGACGCGGGCTCCGACCTCGCGTCACTGCGCACGCGCGCGTGGCGCGACGGCGACGACTACGTGGTGAGCGGATCCAAGATCTGGACCTCGCACGCGGAGGTCGCCGACTGGTGCGAGCTCCTCGTGCGGACGACCCCGGTGAGCGAGGACGTGCCCAAGCACCGCGGCATCACATGGCTCGCGATGCCGATGGACGCACCCGGCATCACGGTCCGCCCGCTGCGCACGCTCGCGGGCTCCACCGAGTTCGCCGAGATGTTCCTCGACGAGGTGCGGGTCCCGGTCGCCAACCGCGTCGGCGCGGAGAACGACGGCTGGCGCGTGACCATGGTGACGCTCTCGTACGAGCGGGGCACGGCCTTCGTGGGGGAGGTCGTCGCCTGCCGCCGGGTCCTCGGCGAGCTGGCCCGCGAGGCCCGCAAGAACGGCCGCTGGGACGACGCGGTGCTGCGCCGCAGGCTCGGCAGGCTGGGCGCGGAGTTCGGGGCGCTGTGGCGGCTCACGCAGTGGAACGTCAGCGAGTCGCAGCGGGCGGGGACCGGGGTGCCGGGAATCGGCGGGTCCGTCTTCAAGCTCCGCTACTCGCACGCACGCCAGGAGCTGTACGAGGCGGCCGGCGAGGTACTCGGGGCGGGCGCCCTCGACCTGGACCACGAGTGGACCCTGGACCGCCTCTCCTCTCTCTCCTACACGATCGCCGCCGGGACCTCGCAGATCCAGCAGAACATCGTGGCCGAGCGGATACTCGGCCTCCCGAAGGGGCGGTGA
- a CDS encoding AMP-binding protein, giving the protein MSTSGNAGIETAYTLGASRTLWELIERRAALTPDTAVLLQAATDPADDRRLTFGELRDRCERVAAGLYEMGVRPGTVVAWQLPTRIETALLSFALARIGAVQSPVIPFYRDREVGFALRESKAEFFAVPGVWRGFDHTEMAERLGARGIFKAYAYEDLPDGDPSVLPPPPSDGTSVRWIYWTSGTTSDPKGVLHTDRSLIAGGSCLAHALHLSADDVGSMAFPFAHIAGPDYTVMLLLYGFPAVMFETFALPDALDGYRRHGVTVAGGSTAFYSMFLAEQRKLAPGEKLIPTLRLLAGGGAPKPPEIYHAVVREMGCQLTHGYGMTEVPMITMGAPDDTAENLATTEGMPPDGMEIRVTDAEGKEVPAGVDGEVRLRGEAVCQGYLDPEQSAGVFDADGFLITGDLGHVRPTGHLVLTGRAKDIIIRKGENISAKEIEDLLHRHPAVGDAAVIGLPDPERGERVCAVIEQRPGDHDALTLESMTGYLRGEGLSTYKLPEQLELVEALPRNETLRKVLKYKLRERFTRS; this is encoded by the coding sequence ATGAGCACCTCAGGGAACGCGGGGATCGAGACCGCGTACACACTCGGCGCCTCCCGCACCCTCTGGGAGCTCATCGAGCGGCGCGCCGCGCTCACCCCGGACACGGCCGTGCTGCTCCAGGCGGCCACCGACCCCGCCGACGACCGGCGGCTCACCTTCGGCGAACTGCGCGACCGCTGCGAGCGCGTGGCCGCGGGCCTCTACGAAATGGGCGTGCGCCCCGGCACGGTGGTGGCCTGGCAACTGCCCACCCGCATCGAGACCGCCCTGCTCTCCTTCGCGCTCGCCCGTATCGGCGCGGTCCAGTCGCCGGTCATCCCCTTCTACCGCGATCGCGAAGTCGGCTTCGCGCTGCGGGAGTCGAAGGCCGAGTTCTTCGCCGTGCCGGGGGTGTGGCGCGGCTTCGACCACACGGAGATGGCCGAGCGCCTCGGCGCACGGGGCATATTCAAGGCGTACGCGTACGAGGACCTGCCCGACGGCGATCCGTCCGTCCTGCCCCCGCCGCCCTCCGACGGCACGTCGGTGCGCTGGATCTACTGGACGTCGGGCACGACGTCCGACCCCAAGGGCGTACTGCACACGGACCGTTCGCTGATCGCGGGCGGCTCGTGCCTGGCGCACGCGCTGCACCTCTCCGCGGACGACGTCGGCTCGATGGCGTTCCCCTTCGCGCACATCGCGGGGCCCGACTACACGGTGATGCTGCTCCTGTACGGCTTCCCGGCGGTGATGTTCGAGACGTTCGCGCTGCCGGACGCGCTGGACGGCTACCGGCGGCACGGCGTGACCGTGGCGGGCGGATCGACCGCGTTCTACTCGATGTTCCTCGCCGAGCAGCGCAAGCTGGCGCCCGGCGAGAAGCTCATCCCCACCCTGCGCCTCCTCGCGGGCGGCGGTGCGCCGAAGCCGCCGGAGATCTATCACGCCGTCGTACGCGAGATGGGCTGCCAGCTCACCCACGGGTACGGCATGACCGAGGTGCCGATGATCACCATGGGCGCCCCGGACGACACCGCGGAGAACCTGGCGACGACGGAGGGAATGCCCCCCGATGGCATGGAGATCCGGGTCACGGACGCCGAGGGCAAGGAGGTGCCCGCAGGGGTCGACGGCGAGGTGCGGCTGCGCGGGGAGGCCGTCTGCCAGGGGTACCTGGACCCCGAGCAGAGCGCGGGGGTCTTCGACGCGGACGGCTTCCTGATCACGGGCGACCTGGGCCACGTACGGCCGACGGGGCACCTGGTCCTCACCGGCCGGGCCAAGGACATCATCATCCGCAAGGGCGAGAACATCTCCGCCAAGGAGATCGAGGACCTGCTGCACCGGCATCCGGCCGTCGGGGACGCGGCGGTGATCGGCCTCCCGGACCCCGAACGGGGCGAGCGGGTCTGCGCGGTGATCGAGCAGCGGCCGGGCGACCATGACGCGCTGACCCTGGAGTCCATGACCGGCTATCTCCGCGGGGAAGGACTCTCCACGTACAAGCTGCCGGAACAACTGGAGCTGGTGGAGGCCCTCCCCCGCAACGAGACGCTGCGCAAGGTGCTCAAGTACAAGCTGCGGGAGCGGTTCACGCGGAGCTAG
- a CDS encoding ABC transporter substrate-binding protein produces MPVSRRTLLPRPSKTAALGAAALVAACASLTAACGVIPGSTGGSREDPVTVMTWAPEKTKATNKPGIPAMAQAYARWVNANGGLDGRELKVITCNDHNDPVGAADCARKAVDRKVAAVVGSYSQHGRSFLSPLEVAGIPYIGGYGVTDEEFSSPLSYPVNGGEPALMAGNGRQLAARCERVSLVRPDTIAGDDLPGLLDAGLTEGHRRSSADIRAPEDGTDFTSQAEQALERAGTGGCVTAALGERTDTFYDSYRRTEDAYPPAKISSVLGSVDQSLVDRTGGGNGPYEGAYLTGWYPAASDPRWGEMREVIRRQAFGDNRVDPTDAGVQTTWIAYTVLKQAVESLDGGEVSSRTLRRALDDGLEVRTGGLTPTLSWRFKDMLAASDFPRLVNADVTFQMVRDGRLVPARKGFVNVSKTLEQVR; encoded by the coding sequence ATGCCCGTCTCGCGACGCACCCTGCTCCCCCGCCCCTCCAAGACCGCAGCACTCGGCGCGGCCGCCCTGGTGGCGGCGTGTGCGTCCCTGACCGCCGCGTGCGGGGTCATCCCTGGTTCCACGGGGGGATCCAGGGAGGACCCCGTGACCGTCATGACCTGGGCCCCGGAGAAGACCAAGGCGACGAACAAGCCCGGCATCCCCGCGATGGCGCAGGCCTACGCGCGCTGGGTCAACGCCAACGGCGGCCTCGACGGCCGCGAGCTCAAAGTCATCACCTGCAACGACCACAACGACCCGGTGGGCGCCGCCGACTGCGCCCGCAAGGCCGTCGACAGGAAGGTCGCGGCCGTCGTCGGCTCCTACAGCCAGCACGGCCGGTCCTTCCTCTCCCCCCTCGAAGTCGCCGGCATCCCCTACATCGGCGGGTACGGCGTCACCGACGAGGAGTTCAGCAGCCCCCTGTCGTATCCCGTCAACGGCGGCGAACCGGCGCTCATGGCGGGCAACGGCCGCCAGCTCGCCGCCCGCTGCGAGCGCGTCTCCCTCGTACGCCCGGACACCATCGCCGGGGACGATCTCCCGGGGCTCCTGGACGCGGGTCTCACGGAGGGCCACCGCAGGTCCTCCGCCGACATTCGGGCGCCCGAGGACGGCACCGACTTCACGTCGCAGGCCGAGCAGGCACTGGAGCGCGCGGGCACCGGCGGCTGCGTGACGGCGGCGCTCGGCGAGCGCACGGACACGTTCTACGACTCCTACCGGCGCACCGAGGACGCGTACCCGCCCGCGAAGATCTCCTCCGTGCTCGGCAGCGTCGACCAGTCCCTCGTCGACCGCACGGGCGGCGGCAACGGCCCGTACGAAGGCGCCTATCTCACCGGCTGGTACCCCGCCGCCAGCGATCCCCGCTGGGGCGAGATGCGCGAGGTCATCCGTAGGCAGGCCTTCGGCGACAACCGGGTCGACCCGACGGACGCGGGCGTGCAGACGACGTGGATCGCCTACACCGTCCTGAAGCAGGCCGTCGAGTCGCTCGACGGCGGCGAGGTCTCGTCACGGACGCTGCGGCGGGCACTCGACGACGGTCTGGAGGTGCGGACGGGCGGGCTCACGCCCACCCTGAGCTGGCGCTTCAAGGACATGCTCGCGGCGAGCGACTTCCCGCGCCTGGTCAACGCCGACGTCACGTTCCAGATGGTGCGCGACGGCCGTCTGGTGCCGGCGCGCAAGGGGTTCGTGAACGTCTCGAAGACGCTGGAGCAGGTGCGGTGA
- a CDS encoding MDMPI N domain containing protein has product MNGPDRQEPFEEPDRDRSEAGPGPGTGPETGDGAGGLSGPGGPGEQPDARRPPRIPLPRTSIEDSGQPLPDPPLALDHRVLKSLLGAWALAACSVEEAIAVEEHLGHCGPCAEEALRLRDAVGLLHQEESLDLDPGLRNRVIENCLGRRPPRIPVPEWAIPYDAETARLDALLRDIGDSEWHAPVRLRWFDEDSPVSRKTTVAGVIAHLLAVDGLVALALGLDDPLGREAPPQADPGRRTEAYWRASYFPPTRAVRGPWREQTHELIRTVSFTAGGTQGSGSGGLTVPYSAPDEHGRRVELPLRDSMLDRAFECWIHAGDIAEAVDYPYEPPSPRHLHRMIDLAARMLPGTIAERRRAGLAAPSQGLVAAGAPGRSLRLEVEGMGGGEWFIPLDSPGADASPDREVAHVALDGVEFCRLAAGHVSPEEAAAGQVGDRQAIRDVLFAAASLSRM; this is encoded by the coding sequence GTGAACGGGCCCGACCGGCAGGAACCGTTCGAGGAACCGGACAGGGACCGCTCTGAGGCTGGGCCTGGGCCTGGGACTGGGCCTGAGACCGGCGACGGTGCGGGCGGCCTGAGTGGTCCCGGCGGCCCCGGTGAGCAGCCGGATGCCCGGCGGCCGCCTCGCATACCGCTGCCCCGCACCTCCATAGAGGACAGCGGGCAACCCTTGCCCGACCCTCCGCTCGCCCTCGACCACCGCGTCCTGAAGTCCCTGCTCGGGGCATGGGCGCTCGCCGCCTGCTCGGTCGAGGAGGCCATCGCCGTCGAGGAGCACCTGGGCCACTGCGGCCCCTGCGCGGAAGAGGCGCTGCGGCTGCGCGACGCGGTGGGCCTGCTGCACCAGGAGGAGAGCCTCGACCTCGACCCGGGCCTGCGCAACCGCGTCATCGAGAACTGCCTGGGACGGCGCCCGCCCCGTATCCCGGTGCCCGAGTGGGCCATTCCGTACGACGCGGAGACCGCCCGGCTCGACGCCCTCCTGCGCGACATCGGCGACTCGGAGTGGCACGCCCCGGTGCGCCTGCGCTGGTTCGACGAGGACAGTCCGGTCAGCCGCAAGACGACGGTGGCCGGGGTGATCGCCCACCTCCTCGCCGTGGACGGCCTGGTCGCGCTGGCCCTCGGCCTCGACGACCCGCTGGGCAGGGAGGCACCGCCGCAGGCCGACCCGGGCCGGCGCACCGAGGCGTACTGGCGCGCCTCGTACTTCCCTCCCACCCGCGCGGTGCGCGGCCCCTGGCGCGAGCAGACCCACGAGCTGATCCGCACGGTGTCCTTCACGGCGGGCGGCACGCAGGGCTCCGGCTCCGGCGGCCTCACCGTTCCGTACAGCGCCCCGGACGAGCACGGCCGCCGCGTCGAACTGCCGCTGCGGGACTCGATGCTGGACCGCGCCTTCGAGTGCTGGATCCACGCGGGCGACATCGCGGAGGCGGTGGACTATCCCTACGAACCGCCGTCGCCGCGCCATCTGCACCGCATGATCGACCTCGCCGCCCGGATGCTCCCCGGCACGATCGCCGAGCGCCGCCGCGCGGGGCTCGCCGCCCCGTCGCAGGGCCTGGTGGCGGCGGGCGCCCCGGGCCGGAGCCTGCGCCTTGAGGTCGAGGGCATGGGCGGCGGCGAATGGTTCATCCCGCTGGACTCCCCCGGCGCCGACGCGTCGCCGGACCGTGAGGTGGCCCATGTAGCGCTGGACGGCGTCGAGTTCTGCCGCCTTGCCGCGGGCCACGTGTCTCCGGAGGAGGCCGCGGCGGGGCAGGTCGGCGACCGCCAAGCGATCAGGGACGTGCTGTTCGCGGCGGCGTCACTGAGCCGGATGTGA
- a CDS encoding sigma-70 family RNA polymerase sigma factor, with protein sequence MAKDAPRRWDRRMQQRLTHGEAAALGELYDRFASLVHGLAHRVLGDEDAADRITREVFAHIWENPDAYDPKQGPLRSWVAQLTHQRAVRRLRQTESAALARGGEGTTEDLERRVRRASAAARADYIVTAMPAPLRAALELAYFQRRDYRQTAADLGVTEDEARRRLRLGLQLLSTANDAAGPAEPHPAPGARPGYGRAL encoded by the coding sequence ATGGCGAAGGACGCGCCGCGCCGCTGGGACCGCCGCATGCAGCAGCGACTGACGCACGGGGAGGCTGCGGCGCTCGGCGAGCTGTACGACCGCTTCGCCTCACTCGTGCACGGCCTCGCCCACCGCGTGCTCGGCGACGAGGACGCCGCCGACCGCATCACCCGCGAGGTCTTCGCCCACATCTGGGAGAACCCCGACGCGTACGACCCCAAGCAAGGCCCCCTGCGCTCCTGGGTCGCCCAGCTCACCCACCAGCGGGCCGTCCGGCGGCTGCGCCAGACCGAGTCCGCCGCCCTGGCCCGCGGCGGCGAGGGCACCACGGAGGACCTGGAGCGCAGGGTCCGCCGCGCATCGGCCGCCGCCCGCGCGGACTACATCGTCACAGCCATGCCCGCTCCGCTGCGCGCCGCCCTGGAGCTGGCCTACTTCCAGCGGCGGGACTACCGCCAGACGGCTGCCGACCTCGGCGTGACGGAGGACGAGGCGCGCCGCCGCCTCCGCCTCGGCCTGCAGCTGCTCTCCACCGCGAACGACGCGGCGGGACCGGCGGAGCCGCACCCCGCACCGGGCGCGCGTCCCGGTTACGGGAGAGCGCTGTGA
- a CDS encoding acyl-CoA dehydrogenase family protein, which produces MDFQLTEDQQALKSGVRELLEGRFGGEALRAAVGPGDASGSEVPSLDRNLWRELGDAGFFSLRVPEAQGGVGLALPEAVLAFEEAGRVLLPGPLVATFLAARDVAGAAQGVTVVTAPYGGLVPWLDAADVAQGDVSGAVPLRSVDPLTPLHRVSASTPSSAPSSREGSEGGAEADLLLAAEQLGSAARTCEMAVQYARERTQFGQPIGAFQAVKHLCAQMLVRAEVARVAVYAAAVTGDVLEIAGAKLLADEAAVRNARDCLQVHGGMGFTWEADVHLHLKRAWVRAGLGQSAARAEEELAAAL; this is translated from the coding sequence GTGGACTTCCAACTCACTGAAGATCAGCAGGCGTTGAAGAGCGGAGTGCGTGAACTGCTGGAGGGGCGCTTCGGCGGAGAAGCCTTACGGGCAGCGGTGGGTCCCGGGGACGCGTCGGGCTCGGAGGTGCCCTCCCTGGACCGGAACCTCTGGCGGGAGCTCGGGGACGCCGGGTTCTTCTCGCTGCGGGTGCCGGAGGCGCAGGGCGGGGTCGGCCTCGCGCTTCCGGAGGCCGTGCTTGCCTTCGAGGAGGCGGGGCGGGTGCTGCTTCCCGGGCCGCTGGTGGCCACGTTCCTCGCCGCACGCGACGTCGCCGGCGCGGCACAGGGCGTGACCGTGGTGACGGCCCCGTACGGGGGGCTCGTCCCCTGGCTCGACGCGGCGGATGTCGCGCAGGGTGACGTCTCGGGGGCGGTTCCGTTGCGGTCGGTCGACCCGCTGACGCCGCTGCATCGGGTGTCTGCGTCTACGCCTTCGTCTGCGCCTTCGTCGCGTGAGGGGAGCGAGGGCGGGGCGGAGGCGGATCTCCTGCTCGCCGCCGAGCAGCTCGGCAGCGCCGCGCGAACCTGTGAGATGGCTGTCCAATACGCCCGGGAACGTACCCAATTCGGCCAGCCCATCGGGGCGTTCCAGGCCGTCAAGCACCTCTGCGCGCAGATGCTCGTCCGGGCCGAGGTCGCCCGTGTCGCCGTGTATGCCGCGGCCGTCACCGGTGACGTACTGGAGATCGCCGGGGCCAAGCTGCTCGCCGACGAGGCGGCGGTGAGGAACGCGCGGGACTGCCTCCAGGTGCACGGCGGAATGGGGTTCACCTGGGAGGCCGACGTACATCTGCATCTGAAGCGGGCCTGGGTGCGTGCCGGCCTCGGGCAGTCCGCGGCCCGGGCGGAGGAGGAGCTCGCGGCGGCACTCTGA